In a single window of the Leptospira wolffii serovar Khorat str. Khorat-H2 genome:
- a CDS encoding HAD hydrolase family protein: protein MDLDGTLLDSRASISSLNHYVLQSALDSGLRLILATGRRFSSAFPYACEFKGDVAVIANNGQVTRRSPSGERVSEVYLSTRGARAALALGKSKGFSPLLHVDRFEEGVDILMEAPITSPAFHNYSGGDTERTRVVADCVEHGEDRVLVVCFLSQNREELFDLEKSLLRLPEASEYRTVLTKVPGVAFCLEVLEKGASKWAAIRSFLQASELDTEGVISFGDESNDTEMIAHSGFGFAMKNAVPGLKEKANFVTKYSNNEDGIAMTLLELAALRFP from the coding sequence ATGGATCTGGACGGGACTCTTCTGGATTCTCGCGCTTCGATTTCTAGTTTAAATCATTATGTCCTACAGTCTGCTCTGGATTCCGGTTTGCGTTTGATCCTCGCGACCGGGAGAAGATTCTCTTCGGCTTTTCCTTACGCTTGCGAGTTTAAGGGGGATGTCGCCGTGATCGCAAACAACGGGCAAGTCACCAGGCGGTCTCCGAGCGGAGAGAGGGTCTCGGAAGTATATCTTTCTACTCGGGGGGCTCGGGCGGCATTGGCACTCGGAAAATCCAAAGGGTTCTCTCCCCTTCTGCATGTGGATCGTTTCGAAGAGGGAGTGGATATTTTGATGGAGGCTCCCATCACTTCTCCCGCTTTTCATAATTACTCCGGAGGAGATACGGAGAGAACCCGAGTGGTCGCGGACTGTGTGGAGCACGGAGAAGATCGCGTATTGGTTGTCTGTTTTCTTTCGCAAAATCGGGAAGAGCTTTTCGATTTGGAGAAGAGTTTATTGCGATTGCCCGAAGCCTCCGAATACAGGACTGTTCTAACGAAAGTTCCGGGTGTAGCTTTTTGTTTAGAAGTATTGGAGAAAGGCGCCTCTAAATGGGCAGCAATCCGAAGTTTTCTGCAAGCCTCCGAGCTGGATACGGAAGGCGTCATCTCCTTCGGGGACGAATCGAACGATACGGAGATGATCGCTCATTCAGGATTCGGATTTGCGATGAAAAATGCCGTTCCCGGTTTGAAAGAGAAGGCGAATTTCGTGACCAAATATTCGAATAACGAGGATGGGATCGCTATGACTCTTCTGGAATTAGCCGCGCTTCGTTTTCCGTAA
- the hemC gene encoding hydroxymethylbilane synthase, giving the protein MSDILRIGSRKSSLAKLQACLVQDSLRKIHSKLEVQLVFREASGDQDLTTPLWKMGGKGVFTQDLTKDLVEGSVDAVVHSYKDLDLEGHVGTEIFMVLPRADQRDVLLWKRSAFETPPAELKIHSSSPRREYNLTAFLPKALPSRLQGKPISFHPVRGNVQTRIRKWKEDDSVSGLIVAKAALDRLLSENFSFSVEKEYEDLRSVIRSTILSELFMVLPLSKNPNAPAQGALAVEIRKGDERVKNLLSVLRNQKEEDAVSEERRILSFFGGGCHQKIGVSIFSADSADFLFLRGKTDAGIELDRFHRWKGKDFPTPDSWDSIFPKPKEGFGMKRIPTQANSPSEKFWFVSRADSLPSEWNSPEPDTILVVAGAKTWEKLAARDIWVHGSTDGLGEEDAAKIVSLLDPSPQFLKLTHEESDLIEGVWKRFVTYKVEFDPVQPDLSGYSHFFWMSASQFDRALKRDPSIADKVHSCGTGATYRYILKTLGSDAKLFVFPNYESWVKACKGESKDPLLDRGAI; this is encoded by the coding sequence TTGTCCGACATTTTAAGAATCGGTTCTCGTAAAAGCTCTCTCGCTAAACTCCAAGCCTGCTTAGTACAAGACTCCCTCAGAAAAATTCATTCTAAGTTGGAGGTCCAACTTGTATTTCGCGAAGCCAGTGGAGATCAGGATCTCACTACTCCCCTTTGGAAAATGGGAGGCAAAGGAGTCTTTACCCAGGATTTGACCAAGGATCTAGTAGAAGGCTCTGTGGACGCGGTAGTTCATTCTTATAAAGATCTGGATTTGGAAGGTCATGTAGGCACCGAGATTTTCATGGTCCTGCCTAGGGCCGATCAGAGAGACGTGCTGCTTTGGAAGAGAAGCGCTTTCGAGACTCCTCCTGCAGAATTGAAAATCCATTCTTCCAGCCCTAGAAGAGAATATAATCTTACCGCATTTTTGCCTAAGGCCCTCCCCTCTCGTCTCCAAGGAAAACCGATCAGCTTTCATCCCGTAAGAGGAAACGTTCAAACTAGAATCCGCAAATGGAAAGAGGATGATTCCGTTTCCGGTCTTATCGTGGCCAAGGCCGCATTGGATCGATTACTTTCCGAAAATTTCTCCTTCTCCGTTGAAAAGGAATACGAAGATCTCAGATCCGTAATCCGCAGTACTATTCTTTCCGAATTGTTCATGGTCCTGCCTTTATCCAAGAATCCGAACGCTCCCGCGCAAGGAGCCTTGGCTGTGGAGATCCGTAAGGGGGATGAAAGAGTGAAGAATCTACTCTCCGTATTAAGAAATCAAAAAGAAGAAGATGCCGTTTCGGAAGAGAGAAGGATTCTTTCTTTCTTCGGAGGAGGGTGTCACCAGAAGATCGGAGTCAGCATCTTCTCCGCGGATTCCGCGGATTTTCTTTTCTTGAGAGGAAAGACGGATGCAGGTATAGAGTTGGATCGTTTTCATAGATGGAAAGGAAAGGATTTCCCTACTCCCGATTCTTGGGATTCGATTTTTCCCAAACCTAAAGAAGGTTTCGGTATGAAAAGAATACCTACTCAGGCAAATTCTCCTTCGGAAAAATTCTGGTTCGTATCTAGAGCGGATTCTCTTCCTTCCGAATGGAATTCTCCCGAACCCGATACGATACTCGTCGTTGCCGGCGCTAAGACCTGGGAAAAATTGGCCGCCCGGGATATTTGGGTTCACGGATCCACGGACGGTTTGGGAGAAGAGGATGCTGCGAAAATCGTAAGTCTTCTGGATCCTTCTCCGCAATTCCTAAAATTGACTCATGAAGAAAGCGATCTTATCGAAGGAGTCTGGAAGAGGTTCGTCACCTATAAGGTGGAATTCGATCCGGTCCAGCCGGACCTTTCGGGGTATTCTCATTTTTTCTGGATGAGCGCTTCCCAATTCGATCGCGCTTTAAAACGGGATCCTTCGATTGCGGATAAAGTGCATTCCTGCGGAACCGGAGCGACTTACAGATATATTCTAAAAACGTTAGGTTCGGACGCGAAGCTTTTCGTATTTCCGAATTATGAATCCTGGGTTAAGGCCTGCAAGGGAGAATCTAAGGATCCCCTTTTAGATAGAGGTGCTATATGA
- a CDS encoding ParB/RepB/Spo0J family partition protein: MSSKSKRLGSLADVFQAEKLEGTIRKIRLEKIRPSESQPRQERKKGVEELAESLDKDGLLQPILVTKQSDEEFYTIIAGERRFHAASLLKWPEIECKILDRDAKETFRLAIIENLQRENLSPYEEIEAMSHLKTSFSYTDLELGNLFGKSRSYMTELLGISSLSKEDLQVCKDAGIESKNLLVQAASAAKKGALKDFIDKFSSGELRTVKDAKTFNRADDSLFPETKHSGENKSFSPSSAYKITKKGNSVIISTDDEEFLSELHRFVKKEISKKFGK, from the coding sequence ATGAGCTCAAAAAGTAAGAGATTAGGCTCCTTAGCGGACGTATTCCAAGCGGAAAAATTAGAAGGCACGATCCGCAAAATCCGATTAGAGAAAATCCGCCCTTCGGAAAGCCAGCCTAGGCAAGAAAGAAAAAAGGGAGTCGAAGAGCTCGCCGAGAGTTTGGACAAAGACGGACTCTTACAACCGATTTTGGTGACCAAGCAATCCGATGAAGAATTTTATACGATCATTGCCGGAGAGAGAAGATTCCATGCGGCGAGTCTCTTAAAATGGCCAGAAATAGAATGTAAAATTCTAGATAGAGACGCAAAGGAAACATTCCGCCTAGCCATCATCGAAAACCTGCAAAGAGAGAACCTTTCTCCTTATGAAGAAATCGAGGCAATGTCCCATCTCAAGACATCCTTTTCCTACACGGATTTAGAGTTGGGAAATCTTTTCGGTAAAAGCAGAAGCTACATGACCGAACTCCTTGGAATCTCTTCTCTCTCTAAAGAGGATCTGCAAGTCTGTAAAGATGCGGGAATCGAAAGTAAAAACCTTCTAGTACAGGCAGCATCCGCGGCAAAGAAAGGAGCACTTAAAGATTTTATCGATAAATTCAGCTCTGGAGAACTTCGGACTGTCAAAGACGCAAAAACATTCAACAGAGCCGACGACTCCCTTTTCCCGGAAACCAAGCATTCAGGAGAAAATAAATCATTCTCCCCTTCTTCGGCTTATAAGATCACGAAAAAAGGAAACTCGGTAATCATCAGCACGGACGATGAGGAGTTTCTTTCCGAGTTACATCGTTTCGTAAAAAAAGAGATTTCCAAAAAATTCGGGAAGTAA
- the metF gene encoding methylenetetrahydrofolate reductase [NAD(P)H], whose translation MKKILEIYKEARGPVYSFEFFPPKTEEGEEKLFEAVGELSKVDPGFITVTYGAGGSTRDKTIRLTSELAKKYSLPAAAHFTCVGGNRDEIRTILAQIYDSGIRNLMALRGDPPKGEGQFRKVEGGFGHANELISFIREEGFDFCIGGACYPEKHPEASSLEADVDRLKDKVEAGASYLVSQLFFLNSSFGAFLDLVHKKGIHVPVIPGIMPITSFSQIERFKSMAACEFPPRLISDLEAVKDNPSEFYKRSVDFSVAQCRELVETYRVPGVHLYTLNQSPASSDIVRKLKSS comes from the coding sequence ATGAAAAAAATATTAGAGATTTATAAAGAGGCCCGGGGCCCGGTATACTCTTTCGAATTCTTTCCCCCGAAAACGGAAGAGGGAGAAGAAAAACTTTTCGAAGCAGTCGGAGAATTGTCCAAGGTCGATCCGGGATTCATCACGGTGACGTACGGAGCGGGCGGTTCCACTCGAGACAAAACCATCAGACTTACTTCCGAATTGGCGAAGAAATACTCTTTGCCTGCTGCGGCCCATTTTACCTGCGTTGGAGGAAATCGGGACGAGATTCGAACCATTCTCGCGCAAATCTACGATTCCGGGATCCGCAATCTCATGGCCTTAAGGGGAGATCCTCCTAAGGGAGAGGGCCAGTTTCGAAAGGTGGAAGGGGGCTTCGGTCATGCGAACGAACTCATCTCCTTTATCCGAGAAGAAGGTTTCGATTTTTGCATAGGTGGAGCATGCTATCCGGAAAAACATCCGGAGGCTTCCAGTCTGGAGGCGGACGTGGATCGTTTGAAGGACAAGGTGGAGGCAGGCGCTTCTTATCTAGTTTCCCAATTATTCTTTTTGAATTCTTCTTTCGGTGCTTTTTTGGATTTGGTCCATAAGAAAGGGATTCATGTGCCGGTGATACCGGGGATCATGCCCATCACTTCTTTTTCTCAGATTGAAAGATTTAAGAGTATGGCGGCCTGCGAATTCCCTCCTCGATTGATTTCGGATCTGGAAGCCGTAAAAGATAACCCGTCCGAATTTTACAAAAGAAGCGTAGATTTTTCCGTGGCTCAGTGCCGAGAATTGGTCGAAACCTATCGGGTTCCGGGGGTCCATCTCTATACTCTGAACCAATCTCCTGCGAGTTCGGATATCGTGCGCAAGTTGAAATCCTCGTAA
- a CDS encoding 1,4-dihydroxy-6-naphthoate synthase: protein MELSLAYSPCPNDTFIFYHLIAGKTKAPFSVKEELHDVEQLNRFAKEGKFQATKLSFAALFQVADRYSLLDSGSALGRNCGPLIVKRKGASVGTPKGKKILVPGLWTTANLLAHLYLEGDFEPVPTRYDFILDKVKNGEADFGLVIHEERFTYEKRGLEKVRDLGEWWEETTGAPIPLGCIAIQRHLDPEKKTALDSAIKESLELAYLHREDMYDYILTHSQDTTREVADAHIDLYVNDFSKSLGQEGRRAIRLLQEKALSTGLLPKEKEQELFV from the coding sequence ATGGAACTTAGTCTGGCTTATTCTCCTTGTCCCAACGATACATTCATCTTCTATCATTTAATCGCCGGAAAAACGAAAGCGCCCTTTTCCGTAAAAGAGGAACTCCATGATGTGGAGCAACTGAATCGATTCGCAAAAGAAGGGAAATTCCAGGCCACGAAACTTTCTTTCGCAGCCTTATTCCAAGTAGCAGACCGTTACTCCTTACTCGATAGCGGTTCCGCTCTGGGCAGAAATTGCGGACCGCTCATCGTAAAGAGGAAAGGAGCCTCTGTAGGAACTCCTAAGGGCAAAAAGATTCTTGTTCCCGGATTATGGACTACTGCCAATCTGCTCGCACACCTATATCTGGAAGGTGACTTCGAACCGGTACCTACTCGCTACGATTTCATATTGGATAAGGTAAAAAACGGAGAAGCCGATTTCGGGCTCGTGATCCACGAAGAAAGATTCACCTACGAAAAGAGAGGCCTGGAAAAAGTACGGGACTTAGGAGAATGGTGGGAAGAAACCACGGGCGCCCCCATCCCCCTAGGATGCATTGCTATCCAAAGACATCTCGATCCCGAAAAAAAGACAGCCCTAGATTCGGCAATTAAGGAAAGCCTGGAGCTCGCATATCTGCATAGGGAAGACATGTACGATTATATTCTCACGCACTCCCAGGATACCACGAGAGAAGTGGCGGATGCGCATATAGATCTGTATGTGAACGATTTCTCCAAAAGCCTGGGACAAGAGGGGAGAAGGGCCATCCGACTCCTCCAAGAAAAAGCATTGTCCACCGGGCTCCTGCCCAAAGAAAAAGAGCAGGAGCTTTTTGTCTGA
- a CDS encoding DUF2283 domain-containing protein, translating into MRITHYPETDSIYIDLSDRPSVQTREINSDLNVDLDENGKPVGIDIHGNASKYVDLSKVLFETIQN; encoded by the coding sequence ATGAGAATTACACATTATCCTGAAACGGACTCCATTTATATCGACCTATCCGACCGCCCGTCTGTCCAGACCCGAGAAATAAATTCGGACTTAAATGTGGATTTGGATGAGAATGGAAAGCCCGTCGGTATCGATATCCACGGGAATGCTTCTAAATACGTGGACCTTTCAAAAGTCCTCTTTGAAACGATTCAAAATTAG
- a CDS encoding helix-turn-helix domain-containing protein, with translation MGEHYPYIKFLADVIESGTWANLSAAAKTLYLVLLKFSDHTFKPVWPSNESLLRLTGLKTKKSINEGKKDLVKAGLLQFIPGTGHKNSMYYFCFNYPGSKIPPQGVIFGNPGGGEGSPPGDSRSMSEGATGGSPNNINITIHNTQNQKPSSEKGKKELSLSSLASDYGDDILEEALLIAKNQGQSENLHYIRGICRNLSEDRKPNFEQNTKVYSNRPTPSDREASWRGFLDWCRGNLSKSSAEALEKLRVEPDGKTLLVLDPVSDALRMIIAKYFTDKIHPSILVIFSAKAEENRVQI, from the coding sequence ATGGGCGAGCATTATCCATATATCAAGTTCCTGGCAGATGTGATAGAATCCGGGACTTGGGCCAATTTATCCGCAGCAGCCAAGACTCTCTATTTGGTCCTGCTTAAATTTAGTGACCACACTTTTAAGCCAGTGTGGCCTAGCAATGAGAGCCTTTTACGCTTAACCGGTCTTAAAACTAAGAAATCCATCAATGAAGGCAAAAAAGACCTCGTAAAAGCAGGTCTCCTTCAGTTTATACCCGGGACAGGCCACAAGAACTCAATGTATTACTTCTGCTTCAATTACCCCGGGTCTAAAATTCCACCCCAGGGGGTTATTTTTGGAAACCCCGGAGGGGGGGAAGGATCGCCCCCAGGGGATTCTCGTTCGATGTCCGAGGGGGCTACTGGAGGATCCCCAAACAATATCAATATAACCATCCATAATACCCAGAACCAAAAACCTAGTTCAGAAAAAGGAAAAAAAGAATTATCTCTTAGCTCCTTAGCCTCGGATTACGGTGACGATATACTGGAAGAAGCTCTTCTGATTGCGAAGAATCAAGGACAGTCGGAAAATTTACATTATATCCGAGGGATTTGCAGGAACCTATCGGAAGATCGAAAGCCGAATTTTGAGCAGAATACGAAAGTCTATTCTAACCGCCCCACCCCTTCGGATCGGGAAGCTTCCTGGAGAGGTTTTTTAGATTGGTGCCGTGGGAACTTATCTAAAAGTAGCGCCGAGGCCTTGGAAAAATTAAGGGTAGAACCGGACGGCAAGACCTTGTTGGTTTTGGATCCGGTATCCGACGCTCTTAGGATGATCATTGCAAAGTACTTCACAGACAAAATCCACCCATCGATACTGGTTATATTTTCAGCGAAGGCCGAAGAAAACCGGGTACAAATATAA
- the hemB gene encoding porphobilinogen synthase, producing MGLRRSRLNAPMRNLTSSESLNYKKLIQPLFVAESLASAERMSSLPGVFRDNSETVLSQVESDLKAGVEHFLLFLVPGQKSDDSIPRHFYEKAIGAIKARFPEAFLWVDTCLCSLTTHGHCGLLDSKGRIENVSSVKRLSELALCYAESGADGISPSDMMDGRIASHRNILDKNGLEHVPIMSYSTKFKSHFYGPFREAAESTPGHGDRSSYQIDVRNREDSLLSSVRDAEEGADLLMVKPGITSADLILPIREKTGLPVGAYQVSGEYASLSLLAENGFCKFEDALRETWQVFSRAGASYLITYAARRGKEILS from the coding sequence ATGGGACTCAGAAGGAGCCGGTTGAACGCGCCTATGCGCAATTTGACTTCTTCGGAATCCTTGAATTATAAAAAGTTAATACAACCTCTTTTTGTGGCGGAGTCCTTGGCTTCCGCAGAGAGGATGTCCTCCCTTCCCGGGGTATTTAGGGATAATTCCGAAACGGTTCTCTCTCAAGTCGAGTCGGACTTAAAGGCCGGAGTGGAACATTTTCTTTTATTTCTCGTCCCCGGCCAAAAGTCGGACGATTCCATTCCCCGACACTTCTACGAAAAAGCGATCGGTGCGATCAAGGCTCGGTTTCCCGAAGCCTTCCTTTGGGTGGATACTTGTCTTTGCTCCCTGACCACTCACGGTCATTGCGGTCTCTTGGATTCCAAGGGAAGAATAGAGAATGTAAGCTCCGTAAAACGTCTTTCCGAGCTCGCTCTATGCTATGCCGAGTCCGGTGCGGACGGTATTTCTCCTTCGGATATGATGGACGGAAGAATCGCAAGTCACAGAAATATTCTGGATAAAAACGGACTCGAGCATGTACCGATCATGAGCTATTCCACTAAATTCAAGAGTCATTTTTACGGACCTTTTAGGGAAGCGGCGGAATCCACTCCGGGGCACGGGGATCGTTCTTCCTATCAGATAGATGTTCGGAACAGAGAAGATTCCCTTCTCTCTTCCGTAAGGGACGCGGAAGAAGGAGCGGATCTTTTGATGGTTAAGCCGGGCATAACGTCTGCGGATCTCATTCTTCCCATACGAGAAAAGACAGGATTGCCCGTAGGGGCTTATCAAGTGAGCGGAGAATACGCTTCCTTGTCCCTTCTGGCCGAAAACGGTTTTTGTAAATTCGAGGACGCTCTCAGGGAGACCTGGCAAGTATTCTCCCGTGCGGGCGCGTCTTATTTGATCACATATGCTGCAAGAAGAGGAAAGGAGATCTTATCCTAA
- a CDS encoding discoidin domain-containing protein, producing the protein MNEESIRISHPRQVKVNEIKTKGMFDLKDGGLRSYSEQLDHAGVGVVTLVLNPGSSFNQIRLHQSEPQGQFFPDAFKFEISLDGKVWEPILQETGFRRLNKRVGQWNFSLVRANYLKLVSKVSEKEGSKFKVSIAGLEVGISGVVKLEVSSEKDRLWVKENLIDERPDYGWASVESAQPKEEHFLIDLGSISRVNELRLLSPKDGHLPFPETFTVYYSEDDLTWNQLLEENQFLSEPGVWYQWRFLPANIRFLKFVSRPRKAQHREKYSANIAEVELYAAPYLSDLTHKPTAEPLPYATVLRSGLVRLAVDGETSEGAAVQANDRRLRDASTEYKGIAELASDGEDKEGVVVQGNDRRLKHSTEASYGLVRLASNGENRADRVVQGNDERLKPATSQSLGIVELAENGETKEGAVVQGNDDRLKHASGTRFGLVQLAAAGEAVPGKVVTSDDPRLRNATTQTTGILRFASNGEESADAAVQGNDKRLKLATTESFGIVKLGRSGESKEGTVVQSSDERLRNASTDYPGIVTVAPKGKSIPGHVVSSDDPRLSDSREPKPHTHDYAPKEHDFNSHTGFLRLKGSVEAPYANISPPPENTGVIYARNESEKGSGLVGSGRFSGILAFGEKFGARGDSSSGEKESAGILGLAKRGFGGWFHSRSGHAVYASGRGIPSLNETGSGKAILAEGDSDFHGTIYLQTGKNTDCIARFFPVQSSDVISEGDLLAMGEDGKLHKSRQPNATNIVGVAVKSAALVLGEKPEAEGQWLVAIAGVAMANVEAQSYPVQPGDLLCSGLTGGHAVRIAPENLKAGSLVAKSLGLQRNGRGQIPVLLSHS; encoded by the coding sequence ATGAATGAAGAATCCATTCGGATCAGCCATCCCCGACAAGTTAAAGTGAATGAAATCAAGACGAAAGGAATGTTCGATTTAAAGGACGGCGGCCTTCGTTCTTATAGCGAACAGCTGGACCATGCCGGCGTCGGAGTCGTTACTCTCGTCTTGAATCCCGGATCCAGTTTTAATCAGATTCGCTTGCACCAATCCGAGCCCCAGGGCCAATTCTTCCCGGACGCTTTTAAATTTGAGATTTCTTTAGATGGGAAAGTTTGGGAACCCATTCTTCAGGAAACCGGATTTAGGCGTTTAAATAAAAGAGTAGGACAATGGAATTTCTCTCTAGTCCGGGCTAACTATCTAAAGTTAGTCAGCAAGGTCTCTGAGAAGGAAGGCTCTAAATTCAAAGTCTCTATTGCCGGGTTAGAAGTGGGCATTTCCGGGGTCGTAAAATTAGAGGTGAGTTCCGAGAAGGATCGGCTTTGGGTGAAAGAGAACTTAATCGACGAGAGGCCGGATTACGGATGGGCTTCCGTCGAATCTGCCCAACCCAAGGAAGAGCATTTCTTAATCGATTTAGGTTCTATCAGTCGAGTAAACGAACTCAGACTCCTTTCGCCGAAGGATGGGCATCTACCTTTCCCGGAAACTTTCACAGTCTATTATAGCGAGGACGATCTGACCTGGAACCAACTTCTGGAGGAGAATCAATTCTTATCCGAACCAGGAGTCTGGTACCAATGGAGATTCTTGCCAGCGAATATTCGTTTTTTGAAATTCGTATCCCGTCCCAGAAAAGCACAGCATCGGGAAAAATATTCCGCTAATATTGCCGAAGTAGAACTCTATGCGGCGCCTTATTTGAGTGATTTGACTCATAAACCCACTGCGGAGCCCCTTCCCTACGCGACGGTTCTGCGTTCCGGATTGGTTCGACTTGCCGTGGATGGAGAAACTTCCGAAGGTGCCGCGGTTCAGGCAAACGATCGCCGATTGCGAGATGCAAGCACCGAGTATAAGGGAATTGCCGAACTTGCTTCCGATGGAGAGGACAAGGAAGGCGTAGTCGTTCAAGGGAACGATCGCCGATTGAAACATTCTACCGAGGCTTCTTACGGCTTAGTACGTCTTGCTTCGAATGGCGAAAATCGGGCGGATAGAGTCGTTCAAGGGAATGATGAAAGACTGAAGCCTGCGACCTCTCAGAGCTTAGGGATCGTGGAACTGGCTGAAAATGGAGAAACCAAGGAAGGTGCAGTCGTTCAGGGAAATGACGATCGACTCAAACATGCTTCTGGAACCCGCTTCGGGCTCGTGCAATTAGCGGCAGCTGGAGAAGCGGTGCCCGGAAAAGTGGTCACCTCAGACGATCCAAGGCTTAGGAATGCGACCACGCAAACTACCGGGATTTTAAGATTCGCATCCAATGGCGAAGAATCGGCGGATGCCGCAGTGCAAGGAAACGACAAGCGACTAAAGCTCGCTACTACGGAATCTTTCGGTATAGTGAAGTTAGGACGTTCGGGGGAATCCAAAGAAGGAACCGTAGTTCAAAGCAGCGACGAAAGGTTGCGTAACGCTAGTACGGATTATCCGGGTATCGTAACCGTTGCACCTAAGGGGAAATCCATTCCCGGGCATGTGGTGTCGTCCGACGATCCTAGGCTATCCGATTCCAGGGAGCCCAAGCCTCATACTCACGATTACGCTCCTAAGGAGCACGATTTTAATTCGCATACCGGATTCTTAAGATTGAAAGGATCCGTCGAGGCGCCTTACGCTAACATCTCCCCTCCTCCGGAAAATACCGGAGTGATTTATGCGCGGAATGAAAGCGAGAAAGGATCCGGCTTGGTGGGCTCGGGAAGATTTTCCGGAATTCTCGCTTTCGGAGAAAAATTCGGAGCCAGAGGAGATAGCTCCTCCGGAGAAAAAGAATCGGCGGGAATTTTAGGTTTAGCGAAGCGAGGCTTTGGTGGTTGGTTCCATTCCCGTTCCGGCCATGCGGTTTACGCGAGTGGTCGAGGCATTCCTTCCTTAAACGAAACGGGATCCGGCAAGGCGATTCTTGCGGAAGGCGATTCTGATTTTCATGGTACGATCTATTTGCAAACCGGAAAGAATACGGATTGCATCGCCAGATTCTTCCCTGTCCAGTCTTCCGATGTGATTTCGGAGGGAGATTTATTGGCAATGGGAGAAGACGGCAAATTACATAAATCCCGTCAACCGAACGCTACCAATATCGTGGGCGTGGCCGTGAAATCGGCGGCTCTTGTTTTGGGAGAAAAGCCCGAGGCGGAAGGTCAATGGCTTGTGGCGATTGCGGGAGTTGCGATGGCGAATGTGGAGGCCCAGTCTTATCCTGTTCAGCCGGGAGATCTTCTTTGTTCCGGTTTAACGGGCGGCCATGCGGTTCGCATCGCTCCCGAGAATCTGAAAGCGGGAAGTCTCGTTGCCAAATCTCTCGGTCTACAGAGAAACGGACGCGGGCAGATCCCCGTTCTTTTGAGTCATAGTTAA
- a CDS encoding glutamyl-tRNA reductase, translating into MWSTLQVFHSESNDRDFFSVPDAFAWKTCMRTVWISDSRIHQDPDRLPANWEMKSGYEAYGLLLEIISGLKSKLFGETEVLAQFRQRFQEVPNSAFGEYLARLRDKLIEDCRTLRSGYLQNLGEQSYGGLADKYLSEAKPSPNRVALLGTGQLAEKILPWLSKSGKDVKIVGRNPNRLEYLSAVSKTSHHLIEDWNPEGEAWVIAAPMNLSPWLEKLNPGDLVLDFREEPLESSWPEGVVYISFAEMLSSLKETEERTRKVREELVTVLDELLEERELESHQFVFGWDDLPCPTF; encoded by the coding sequence ATGTGGTCCACACTTCAAGTTTTTCATTCCGAATCTAACGACAGAGATTTCTTCTCCGTCCCGGACGCTTTCGCTTGGAAAACATGCATGCGTACCGTTTGGATTTCCGATTCTAGGATTCACCAAGATCCAGATCGTCTCCCGGCAAATTGGGAAATGAAATCCGGATACGAAGCATACGGTTTGCTTTTGGAAATCATCTCCGGTTTGAAATCTAAATTATTCGGAGAGACCGAAGTTCTTGCTCAGTTTCGTCAAAGGTTCCAAGAGGTTCCAAACTCCGCATTCGGAGAATATTTGGCGCGTCTAAGAGATAAATTGATCGAAGATTGCAGAACTCTTCGCTCCGGTTACCTGCAAAATTTAGGAGAACAATCTTACGGCGGTCTTGCGGATAAATACCTATCCGAAGCGAAACCTTCTCCGAATAGAGTCGCACTCTTGGGGACCGGCCAATTGGCGGAAAAAATTCTGCCCTGGCTTTCCAAGTCCGGTAAGGATGTGAAAATCGTAGGACGTAATCCGAATCGCTTGGAGTATCTTTCCGCCGTTTCAAAAACTTCTCATCATCTGATCGAAGATTGGAATCCCGAGGGAGAAGCTTGGGTCATAGCCGCTCCTATGAATCTTTCTCCTTGGTTGGAAAAATTGAATCCCGGAGATTTGGTTTTAGATTTTAGAGAGGAACCGTTGGAATCTTCTTGGCCTGAGGGAGTAGTTTACATATCCTTTGCGGAGATGCTCTCCTCTCTGAAGGAAACCGAAGAAAGAACCCGGAAAGTCCGGGAAGAATTGGTTACCGTTCTGGACGAACTCCTGGAAGAAAGAGAATTGGAATCGCATCAATTTGTATTCGGTTGGGATGACCTACCTTGTCCGACATTTTAA